ACCGTGCTGGCCTGGGCGTTTGCGCACCTGTTTGCCGCCTGCCAGGCGATAGCGCCACACAGTTTTGGCGCGCAGTTTCATCCTGAGCAGCCGCGCACCTGGACAGAGTTGCTCTTTCTCAGCTTTTCCACCCTGTCGGGCGTGGGGCTGGGCGACATCGTGCCGCTGCGGCCCATGGCGCGCGGGCTGGTGATGCTGGGCGAATTCGCGGGGGTGATGTATTTGGCGCTGGTGGTGTCGCGGCTCGTGGGCCTGCTGACGTTGCGCCGTGGCGGTGCCGGGCGCGACGACGCGCGGTAAGCACGGGGCCGCGCGCCGCAGGGGCCGGCGCTTTTGTCCTACAGCAGGGCTGGCGGGGCTTGGCTTAACCTGAGCCGCGCCACCCGGCCAGGCCGCCGCAGCGGCTGCGTACAACACCCAAGGAATCCCACCGTGCCGAAGACCCGACGCCCCTCTGCCGCGCACGAACGCGCTGGCGCCAAGACCCATTCCACGCGCCCGAATGCGGCCCCAGCCAAGCCCAAGGCCAGCGCCAAGCAGGCCAAGGCCCAGGCCGTTGCCAAG
This genomic interval from Ottowia oryzae contains the following:
- a CDS encoding ion channel, which translates into the protein MIDLRQYPALLRRQPSALLLGAQLLGVVLSAWNEVQPSRLLTFAIALAESAFYFYAAASLMAYMLHDDHASRDELYAAAATFTVLAWAFAHLFAACQAIAPHSFGAQFHPEQPRTWTELLFLSFSTLSGVGLGDIVPLRPMARGLVMLGEFAGVMYLALVVSRLVGLLTLRRGGAGRDDAR